From one Pontibacillus sp. HMF3514 genomic stretch:
- a CDS encoding YfhH family protein — MERRYSDMTVEELRDSVAQLTEQARKAEQMGMVNEYAVYQRKIIMAKSYMMNPGDFKPGEVYEIDGDPGMFFEIDYMNGIFAWGTRKDQNGAIHGEQGEEALPISMFGSKVN, encoded by the coding sequence ATGGAAAGAAGATATAGTGATATGACAGTGGAGGAACTGCGTGATTCAGTAGCTCAGCTGACAGAACAAGCAAGAAAAGCTGAACAAATGGGAATGGTCAATGAGTATGCGGTTTATCAGCGTAAAATTATTATGGCCAAATCCTATATGATGAATCCAGGAGATTTCAAACCAGGTGAAGTATATGAAATAGATGGTGACCCGGGCATGTTTTTTGAAATTGATTATATGAATGGTATTTTTGCATGGGGTACTCGGAAGGATCAAAATGGTGCGATTCATGGTGAACAAGGTGAAGAAGCACTGCCTATTTCAATGTTTGGATCGAAAGTGAATTAA
- a CDS encoding phosphocarrier protein HPr: MAQQTVKITANDGVHARPATVLVQEAGKYKADINLEYNGKDVNLKSIMGIMSLGIPSGAEVTFKAEGSDEDEALEAIINVVKDQGLGE; this comes from the coding sequence ATGGCACAACAAACGGTTAAAATCACAGCGAACGACGGTGTACACGCACGTCCAGCAACAGTACTTGTTCAAGAAGCAGGTAAGTACAAAGCAGACATTAACCTTGAGTACAATGGTAAAGATGTAAATTTAAAATCCATCATGGGTATCATGTCTTTAGGGATCCCATCTGGTGCAGAGGTTACATTCAAAGCTGAAGGTAGCGACGAAGACGAAGCACTTGAAGCAATCATCAACGTTGTTAAAGATCAAGGTCTTGGTGAATAA
- a CDS encoding TetR/AcrR family transcriptional regulator produces MSIGFKGTKEKQREIILSAAKPLFMEQGYEATSLNQIAQETDIKEREIFKVFESKSDLFIEVLASEFQLDQDPKEITFAKTDLNKASSEIVYEYILNRLNSYRLFGKKMMKEVMSLGLSLAKTKPEMIKKFIHLDFLFVDDLIEFLDELKGKHVLDDSFDSVQAAETIYSTLAFEFLIYIYQENHTQEQFQQGIKKKVDFIMN; encoded by the coding sequence ATGAGCATTGGTTTTAAAGGTACTAAAGAAAAGCAAAGAGAGATTATCTTAAGTGCAGCTAAGCCGTTATTCATGGAACAAGGATATGAGGCAACGTCTCTTAATCAAATAGCTCAAGAGACAGATATTAAAGAAAGAGAAATCTTTAAAGTTTTTGAATCAAAAAGTGATTTGTTTATTGAAGTGTTGGCAAGTGAGTTTCAGTTAGATCAAGATCCAAAAGAAATAACTTTTGCAAAGACGGATTTAAACAAAGCCTCTTCAGAAATTGTTTATGAATACATCTTGAATAGGTTAAACAGTTATCGATTGTTTGGGAAGAAAATGATGAAAGAAGTTATGTCGCTTGGGCTATCTTTAGCAAAAACCAAGCCTGAAATGATTAAAAAGTTCATTCATCTTGATTTTTTATTTGTAGATGATTTGATTGAATTTCTTGATGAACTAAAAGGGAAGCATGTTCTGGATGATTCGTTTGATTCTGTGCAAGCTGCAGAAACGATTTATAGCACGTTGGCTTTTGAATTTCTCATTTATATTTATCAGGAAAATCATACACAAGAGCAGTTTCAACAAGGTATCAAAAAGAAAGTGGACTTTATTATGAATTAA
- a CDS encoding YpzG family protein — protein sequence MANNKPEKRPDKKFFKNLYSDPFQSPRANPKHAFDQVNGETQQTQSEYITQVQMRKRT from the coding sequence ATGGCCAATAATAAACCGGAAAAACGACCAGACAAGAAGTTTTTCAAGAATTTATACAGCGACCCTTTCCAATCACCACGCGCCAACCCAAAACATGCATTCGACCAAGTTAATGGTGAAACGCAACAAACGCAATCTGAGTATATTACGCAGGTTCAAATGCGTAAACGAACGTAG
- the sspK gene encoding small, acid-soluble spore protein K: MVRNKTVHFPEEKPNGEPQAKPAYASKRANGTINTRPQERMRKSSQRKDS, encoded by the coding sequence ATGGTACGAAATAAAACTGTGCATTTCCCAGAGGAGAAACCAAATGGTGAACCTCAAGCAAAACCCGCATACGCTTCCAAACGAGCAAACGGAACGATCAACACCCGTCCTCAGGAACGTATGCGCAAATCTTCCCAACGTAAAGATTCTTAG
- a CDS encoding YfhJ family protein: METIEVIDMEDIFERLANRLCDMNNELSMTQARIWVEYLWEDFETTRAKAGREYEGKEVTERVVTQWINSYGPRLHEFVSNNPRYEHLLQNEDRRLH, from the coding sequence TTGGAAACAATAGAGGTGATTGACATGGAAGATATTTTTGAACGATTAGCCAATCGTCTATGTGATATGAATAATGAATTATCCATGACGCAAGCGCGTATTTGGGTTGAATATTTGTGGGAAGATTTTGAAACGACACGTGCAAAAGCCGGTCGTGAATATGAAGGGAAAGAAGTCACTGAGCGTGTTGTAACGCAATGGATCAATAGCTATGGACCTCGCCTTCATGAGTTTGTTTCAAATAACCCTAGATATGAACATTTATTGCAAAATGAGGATCGCAGATTGCATTAA
- a CDS encoding metal-dependent hydrolase, with amino-acid sequence MDTGTHTVMGVALGGLATLDPAVQQDPMLFNAVFVGTMIGSQAPDLDTVLKLRNNAVYIRNHRGITHSIPAILLWGIGLSGGIFAFYPQVDFFHLWLWTFLAVILHVFVDVFNAYGTQAYRPFTRRWVAYGFINTFDPYIFLLHVVGIVAWLLGANPGYTFLILYFVIILYYLKRYFDKRQMVKEIENYYTNVEQIVTSPTIRHNIWRIAITTRDHFYVGRAENGHIEIIDQFYRKPLPDIPIMNKAIQDDNLDAFLSFSPVYRWEIDEFDDYTEVRFIDLRYRSKGRYPFVAVVTLDDDHNILSSYTGWIFSEEKLQKKLDAVPT; translated from the coding sequence ATGGATACAGGTACCCATACTGTTATGGGGGTTGCCCTTGGTGGCTTAGCAACATTAGATCCCGCTGTTCAACAAGACCCAATGCTATTTAATGCTGTTTTTGTAGGCACCATGATTGGTTCCCAAGCACCAGACTTAGATACTGTATTAAAATTAAGAAATAATGCCGTCTATATACGAAATCACCGCGGTATCACCCATTCTATTCCTGCTATTTTATTATGGGGAATCGGACTTTCAGGAGGTATTTTTGCGTTTTACCCGCAAGTAGACTTTTTCCATTTATGGCTGTGGACTTTTTTGGCTGTCATTTTACACGTATTTGTTGATGTGTTTAATGCATATGGTACACAGGCTTATCGCCCATTCACGAGACGATGGGTAGCATACGGGTTTATCAATACGTTTGATCCTTATATTTTCCTTCTTCATGTAGTAGGAATTGTCGCTTGGTTATTAGGGGCAAATCCTGGTTATACGTTTCTCATTTTGTATTTTGTGATCATACTGTATTACTTGAAACGTTACTTTGACAAGCGCCAAATGGTAAAAGAGATTGAAAACTATTATACAAATGTGGAACAAATTGTTACTTCCCCAACAATTCGTCATAACATTTGGCGAATTGCCATTACCACCCGAGATCATTTTTATGTAGGTCGTGCTGAAAATGGTCACATTGAGATTATTGATCAATTTTATCGTAAGCCATTACCTGATATACCAATCATGAATAAAGCCATTCAGGACGATAACCTTGATGCATTTTTGTCATTCTCCCCTGTTTATCGTTGGGAGATTGATGAATTTGATGACTATACAGAGGTTCGCTTTATCGACTTGCGCTACCGCTCAAAAGGGAGATATCCTTTCGTAGCCGTTGTAACACTCGATGATGACCATAACATCCTATCTTCGTACACTGGATGGATTTTCTCTGAAGAGAAACTACAGAAAAAATTGGATGCTGTACCGACCTGA
- the mutY gene encoding A/G-specific adenine glycosylase: MKNEQSIRILEGFDKEQFQQDLIHWFQQEQRELPWRQDQDPYRVWVSEIMLQQTRVDTVIPYFNHFMEKFPTPDALAEADEQDVLKAWEGLGYYSRARNLQTAVREVVDSYDSKVPDNEKELGALKGVGPYTRGAILSIAYNIPSPAVDGNVMRVLSRILMIEDDIAKPATRKIFESIIRETISEENPSAFNQGLMELGAIVCTPKNPSCMLCPVQEHCRAFHEGKEKELPIKSSQKKQKRVPYIVVLVQDGIGRYVVQKRPDEGLLANMWQFPMMPLHEYDRNKIQQWFHHEYGIDVSFGTTMDTLKHTFSHVIWDLEVVTGVAQNGTLEHEEARFVTKEELQQLPFPVSHQKIMKHIL, encoded by the coding sequence GTGAAAAATGAACAATCTATAAGAATCCTAGAAGGTTTTGATAAAGAACAATTTCAGCAAGATCTTATCCATTGGTTTCAGCAAGAGCAGCGAGAGCTTCCGTGGAGACAAGATCAAGACCCTTATAGAGTATGGGTATCCGAAATTATGCTTCAGCAAACTCGTGTAGATACGGTTATTCCTTATTTTAATCATTTTATGGAGAAATTCCCTACTCCAGATGCGCTAGCTGAAGCGGACGAGCAGGATGTGTTAAAAGCATGGGAGGGCTTAGGGTACTATTCCCGTGCACGCAATTTACAAACGGCTGTCCGTGAAGTTGTTGACTCCTATGACAGCAAAGTCCCTGATAATGAGAAAGAATTAGGTGCTTTAAAAGGTGTAGGTCCATATACAAGGGGGGCCATTTTAAGCATAGCTTATAATATTCCTTCTCCAGCTGTTGATGGGAATGTGATGCGCGTCCTTTCCCGAATATTAATGATTGAAGATGATATTGCAAAACCTGCAACCAGAAAGATTTTTGAGTCGATTATTAGGGAAACCATTTCAGAAGAGAATCCCTCAGCATTTAATCAGGGTTTGATGGAGTTAGGAGCTATTGTATGTACACCGAAAAATCCATCATGTATGTTATGTCCAGTTCAAGAACATTGCCGAGCTTTTCATGAAGGGAAGGAAAAAGAATTGCCTATTAAATCATCTCAAAAGAAACAAAAACGTGTTCCTTACATTGTTGTTCTTGTCCAAGATGGAATAGGACGTTATGTTGTACAAAAACGACCAGATGAAGGTTTATTAGCGAATATGTGGCAGTTCCCAATGATGCCATTGCACGAGTATGACAGAAACAAAATTCAGCAATGGTTCCATCATGAATATGGAATTGATGTTTCATTTGGCACAACAATGGATACGTTAAAACACACATTTTCTCATGTTATATGGGATTTAGAAGTTGTCACAGGCGTAGCCCAAAACGGTACACTTGAACATGAAGAAGCCCGTTTTGTTACAAAAGAAGAACTGCAACAACTTCCTTTCCCAGTATCTCATCAGAAAATCATGAAACACATTCTATAA
- a CDS encoding gamma-type small acid-soluble spore protein, translating to MAKKQQQQQQQQQQQKQQQNQTAAGTNVQHVKQQNQQAQQGQGQYGAEFAQSKTDTQRVKQQNQQSAQKKNQQ from the coding sequence ATGGCTAAAAAACAACAACAACAACAGCAACAACAACAGCAACAAAAGCAACAACAAAACCAAACAGCTGCTGGTACTAACGTTCAACACGTGAAACAACAGAACCAACAAGCTCAGCAAGGTCAGGGCCAATACGGTGCTGAATTTGCTCAGAGCAAAACTGATACTCAACGTGTTAAGCAACAGAACCAACAGTCTGCACAAAAGAAAAACCAACAGTAA
- a CDS encoding DUF402 domain-containing protein → MSVPMPGEHIQIHSYKHNGQLHRVWDSTTILKSTQNVIIGANDKTLVTESDGRTWITREPAICYFHSKYWFNIIGMLRNDGVYYYCNISSPFVYDDEALKYIDYDLDVKVFPDMTYILLDEDEYEQHRREMNYPTVLDQILKNNVNHLLRWVRQRKGPFSPEFIDQWYERYLTYLT, encoded by the coding sequence ATGTCAGTCCCAATGCCAGGTGAACATATACAAATTCATAGCTACAAACACAATGGCCAACTACATCGTGTCTGGGATAGCACAACCATTTTGAAAAGTACTCAAAATGTGATTATCGGTGCGAATGACAAGACGCTAGTTACTGAAAGTGATGGTCGCACATGGATCACTCGAGAACCAGCAATTTGTTATTTTCACTCTAAGTATTGGTTTAATATCATTGGTATGCTTCGAAATGATGGTGTATATTACTATTGTAATATAAGCTCACCATTCGTTTATGATGATGAAGCATTGAAATATATTGATTACGATTTGGATGTAAAAGTATTTCCGGATATGACATATATTTTGTTAGATGAAGATGAGTACGAGCAGCACCGTAGGGAAATGAATTATCCTACAGTGTTGGATCAGATTCTAAAAAACAATGTAAATCACTTATTGCGTTGGGTTCGACAAAGAAAAGGTCCATTTTCACCGGAATTCATCGATCAATGGTATGAACGCTACTTAACGTATTTAACATAG